One Spinacia oleracea cultivar Varoflay chromosome 4, BTI_SOV_V1, whole genome shotgun sequence DNA segment encodes these proteins:
- the LOC110776497 gene encoding protein LIGHT-DEPENDENT SHORT HYPOCOTYLS 10-like, giving the protein MRGKDLVNHQGPSSSSVGDGSRSLIIDDEDKNHQHRQSTAAPLSRYESQKRRDWNTFCQYLKNQRPPINIMSHCNPNHVLDFLRYLDQFGKTKVHIQGCVFFGQPEPPGPCTCPLRQAWGSLDALIGRLRAAYEENGGQPETNPFASGVIRIYLREVRNSQAKARGVPYKKKKKKRNQLKAAAAAAVLVASGSTTTTSDGSSRFPMQSPSSS; this is encoded by the coding sequence ATGAGGGGGAAAGATTTAGTAAATCATCAGGGACCGTCTTCATCTTCGGTGGGAGACGGATCACGGTCCCTGATCATAGACGACGAGGATAAAAATCACCAGCACCGACAATCAACGGCGGCACCTTTAAGCCGGTATGAGTCGCAGAAACGACGAGACTGGAACACGTTTTGTCAATACTTGAAGAATCAAAGGCCTCCAATAAATATCATGTCCCACTGCAACCCAAATCACGTGTTAGATTTCCTAAGGTACCTTGACCAGTTTGGTAAAACTAAGGTACATATCCAAGGTTGTGTTTTTTTCGGGCAGCCTGAGCCCCCTGGCCCATGCACCTGCCCCCTTAGACAAGCTTGGGGCAGCCTTGATGCACTTATTGGACGCCTGAGAGCCGCCTATGAAGAAAATGGAGGCCAACCCGAGACTAACCCCTTCGCGAGTGGTGTGATAAGGATTTATTTGAGGGAGGTCAGGAATTCTCAAGCTAAGGCTAGAGGTGTTCCTtataagaaaaagaagaagaagagaaaccAATTAAAAGCTGCCGCCGCCGCCGCCGTTCTTGTTGCTAGTGGTAGTACTACCACTACTAGTGATGGAAGTTCAAGGTTTCCCATGCAGTCCCCTTCTTCATCATAA
- the LOC130471790 gene encoding uncharacterized protein produces MDTSWIDLRNGDPAYYSCCLKFMELAKETLVEGKTRCPCNKCKSNKWHFVEEVEGHILLNGFLKKYRNWVFHRKVNEGRNIFETPSGLGNAVCQDDIGELLRAAFGVDNSDSHNESQDMPEDEVFYDMHEEFDFHCEVDNEFPSSNSGEEDAKCKRLMEAADEVLYEGCTTFSKLSFILHLFHLKCMFHWSEESFTKLLELLIDAFPQIKEFPSSYYERKKIVNDLGLGYEKIDACPNNLILYCGVFADKDECHVCHTSRWKTVKEKEDNKSEKGKKICKKGEPAKVMRYFPLIPRLKRLYMSSKTAKDMGWHFEHEDDKILRHRSDGEAWKSFDKRYVEFAEDPRSVRLGLASDGFNPYRLMNTNYSTWPVILIPYNLPPWLCMKPSSYILSLLIPGKHSPGMDIDVYLQPLIHELKLLWEGVPAFDAHSGNKFKLRATLHSTINDIPAYAMLSGWSTRGYKACPTYAHNTNSYWFGGRMCYPGHRKWLPIDHPYRSQAQPKKISKKRKRLQGGNSHDEPDDDDGGEEEANVIWKKKSLLFELEYWKHNPLRHNLDVMHIEKNVCDNVIGTLLDMDKSRDDKQARQALKDKNIKSHLWPQSDPNRVNDHLPPAE; encoded by the exons aTGGATACTAGTTGGATTGATTTACGCAATGGGGATCCTGCTTATTATAGTTGTTGCTTGAAATTCATGGAACTTGCGAAGGAGACTCTTGTTGAAGGAAAAACACGATGTCCGTGTAACAAGTGCAAGTCAAATAAATGGCACTTCGTAGAAGAAGTTGAAGGACATATTTTGCTTAACGGTTTTCTTAAAAAATATCGAAATTGGGTTTTTCATCGTAAAGTCAATGAAGGGAGAAATATCTTTGAAACCCCTAGTGGTCTAGGAAATGCAGTATGTCAAGATGACATAGGAGAGTTGCTAAGAGCAGCTTTTGGTGTTGACAATTCAGATTCGCATAATGAATCGCAAGATATGCCCGAAGATGAAGTTTTTTATGACATGCATGAGGAGTTTGATTTTCATTGTGAGGTAGATAATGAATTTCCATCAAGTAACTCAGGTGAAGAAGATGCTAAGTGTAAACGACTAATGGAAGCCGCTGATGAGGTTTTATATGAGGGATGCACTACTTTCTCAAAGTTATCCTTTATTTTACACTTGTTTCACCTTAAGTGTATGTTCCACTGGTCAGAAGAGTCATTTACTAAATTGCTTGAACTTCTAATAGACGCATTTCCTCAAATTAAGGAGTTTCCATCGTCTTATTATGAAAGAAAGAAGATAGTGAACGATTTGGGGTTAGGATATGAGAAAATCGATGCATGtccaaataatttaattttatattgtGGTGTATTTGCAGACAAAGATGAGTGTCATGTTTGCCATACATCAAGGTGGAAAACAGTGAAAGAAAAGGAGGATAATAAAAGTgagaaaggaaagaaaatatgTAAGAAGGGCGAGCCAGCTAAAGTAATGCGATATTTTCCTCTTATACCTAGGCTAAAGAGACTCTATATGTCATCTAAAACAGCTAAGGATATGGGATGGCATTTTGAACAtgaagatgataagatcttaaGGCACCGGTCGGATGGTGAGGCTTGGAAAAGTTTTGATAAAAGATATGTAGAATTCGCCGAAGATCCTCGTAGTGTTAGATTAGGTCTAGCGAGTGATGGTTTCAATCCATATCGTCTAATGAATACCAATTATAGTACATGGCCGGTGATTTTGATTCCTTATAATTTGCCACCATGGCTTTGTATGAAGCCATCATCATATATTTTATCCTTGCTTATTCCCGGAAAACATAGTCCTGGGATGGATATTGATGTGTATTTGCAACCATTAATCCACGAGTTAAAGTTATTGTGGGAAGGTGTTCCTGCCTTTGATGCGCATAGTGGAAATAAATTTAAGCTGCGAGCAACCTTACATTCCACTATAAACGACATTCCGGCATATGCTATGTTGTCCGGTTGGAGTACAAGAGGTTACAAAGCTTGCCCTACATATGCCCATAATACTAATTCATATTGGTTTGGCGGCAGAATGTGCTACCCAGGGCATCGAAAATGGTTGCCAATTGATCATCCTTATCGTTCTCAAG CACAACCAAAGAAAATAtctaagaaaagaaagagaCTTCAAGGTGGAAATTCTCATGATGAGccggatgatgatgatggtggtgaAGAGGAAGCCAATGTTATTTGGAAAAAGAAAAGTCTACTCTTTGAGTTGGAGTATTGGAAACATAATCCTCTAAGACATAATTTAGATGTTATGCACATTGAAAAGAAtgtatgtgacaatgtgatagGAACTCTTTTAGATATGGATAAAAGTAGAGATGATAAGCAAGCAAGACAGGCTCTCAAAGACAAAAATATAAAATCTCATCTTTGGCCTCAATCAGATCCAAATCGTGTTAATGACCATTTGCCTCCCGCTGAATAA